Proteins encoded within one genomic window of Actinomycetota bacterium:
- a CDS encoding DivIVA domain-containing protein, translating to MEVTAAHIHEKQFHDAWRGYNQEEVDDFLDRVAEQMNRLERENQALQDRLRDLDQMVAASRSTEEMLKKTLVTAQQAAEEAIATAKSKAERMVTEAEERAHRANEELKERVATAEEEVRRKTAEAERQQLVRRRETQLTIERLEGFEAEIKRRLKAFLEQQLDSLEALVEKPQQGAGGATPIPPQPALSSVGPARLHATPAARMEAVAHEARAEAGDAPVVAEDAAVIELSDDPDIKLDAYADAENGDIARKHPLRAMFRRDNREEDWSDEGR from the coding sequence ATGGAAGTGACTGCTGCCCACATCCACGAGAAGCAGTTCCACGACGCCTGGCGCGGCTACAACCAGGAGGAGGTGGACGACTTCCTCGATCGCGTGGCGGAGCAGATGAACCGTCTCGAGCGCGAGAACCAGGCGCTGCAGGATCGTCTGCGCGACTTGGATCAGATGGTCGCAGCCAGCCGCAGCACCGAGGAGATGTTGAAGAAGACCTTGGTGACGGCGCAGCAGGCTGCCGAGGAGGCGATCGCCACCGCGAAGTCCAAGGCCGAGCGGATGGTGACCGAGGCCGAGGAGCGCGCTCACCGGGCGAACGAGGAGCTGAAGGAGCGGGTCGCCACGGCGGAGGAAGAGGTGCGGCGGAAGACCGCCGAGGCGGAGCGACAGCAGTTGGTCCGCCGGCGGGAGACCCAGCTCACGATCGAGCGGTTGGAAGGGTTCGAGGCCGAGATCAAGCGACGCCTCAAGGCCTTCCTCGAACAACAGCTCGACTCTCTAGAGGCACTCGTCGAGAAACCACAGCAGGGCGCCGGGGGCGCCACTCCGATCCCTCCGCAGCCGGCCCTTTCTAGCGTCGGCCCCGCGAGGCTGCACGCGACGCCGGCAGCGCGGATGGAGGCGGTGGCGCATGAGGCGCGGGCGGAGGCCGGGGACGCTCCCGTCGTCGCGGAAGACGCAGCGGTGATCGAGCTGTCAGATGACCCCGACATCAAGCTCGACGCCTACGCGGATGCCGAGAACGGCGACATCGCGCGTAAACATCCATTGCGTGCGATGTTCCGGCGGGACAACAGAGAAGAGGACTGGTCCGACGAGGGCCGTTAG
- the ileS gene encoding isoleucine--tRNA ligase, which yields MPTSPYRPVDPRVSFPALEAGIAARWKEKGVFERSLEQREGQPEWVFYEGPPTANGKPGIHHVEARIFKDIFCRYQTMRGHYVHRKAGWDCHGLPVEIAVEKQLGITQKRQIEEEVGIEEFTRLCRESVKRYVDDWERLTDRIGFWVDLPNAYWTMSSDFVETVWWILKQVWDKGLLEEDFKVVPYCPRCETSLSSHEQHQTGTYRMVTDPSVYVRYPLKDDPATALLVWTTTPWTLLANMAVAVGEDISYVKVPDPHLDGRYLIVAAERVDAVVGEGGDALEQTSGRDLVGRSYEPPFGFVRSEGRAHTVLPGDFVTTSDGSGLVHLAPYGEDDMVVAKREDLPITQMIDPSGLVVAEGGPFAGRSIQQANPMIVDDLAARDLLFKAEDYEHSYPHCWRCQTPLLYYPRLDWYIRTSQIRRELQESNEETNWQPPTIKYGRFGDWLANNVDWSLSRDRYWGTPLPIWRCEERHATCVGSFAELAELSDKDLGGDFDPHRPYVDDITFACPECGKEAARVPSVIDTWFDSGSMPFGQWHYPFENADVFENRFPAHFISEAIDQTRGWFYSLLAVATLVRGQNSYRNCVVLGHIVDADGRKMSKSLGNVIDPWTVLDAQGADALRWHMLTAGTPWSARRVSVEIIEESLRKYLLTLWHTYSFWVTYASLEGFDPSGLEIPLEGRSQMDRWILAELADTVTVVTESLEGFDATTGGRRLERFVDDLSNWYVRRSRRRFWRSGEDADTQAAFLTLWECLVTLAQLTAPFTPFIADEIYTNLCAPAGEARDSVHLSGWPHPVAAYADDELRSRMGLVRRLVTLGRSARTEAKVRVRQPLARALVVLPAAEADALGELEALVTDELNVREIEHASGLGELVSYSVKPNFKALGPRFGPRVKSVAQAVGATDAADIVRAVDTNGVVHVDVDGEQVSLTRDDLDVRVEGRSGFALVQDGPYGVALDLEITPDLLAEGVAREVVRAVQELRKASGLAVEDRITLWLSADDEALDAAIQQHAAMIASEVLATDTSWGDAPEDVARDQVTLESGAISIGLRRAA from the coding sequence ATGCCGACGTCCCCTTACCGGCCTGTGGATCCACGCGTCTCCTTCCCTGCGCTCGAGGCGGGGATCGCGGCGCGATGGAAGGAGAAAGGCGTGTTCGAGCGCTCGCTCGAACAGCGCGAGGGGCAGCCCGAATGGGTCTTCTACGAGGGGCCGCCGACGGCGAACGGCAAGCCCGGCATCCACCACGTCGAGGCCAGGATCTTCAAAGACATCTTCTGTCGCTACCAGACGATGCGGGGTCACTACGTCCACCGCAAGGCCGGCTGGGACTGCCACGGGCTGCCGGTCGAGATCGCGGTCGAGAAACAGCTGGGGATCACCCAGAAGCGCCAGATCGAAGAAGAGGTGGGGATCGAGGAGTTCACCCGCCTGTGTCGCGAATCCGTAAAGAGATACGTCGACGACTGGGAGCGGCTGACCGACCGGATCGGCTTCTGGGTGGACCTCCCCAACGCCTACTGGACGATGAGCAGCGACTTCGTCGAGACCGTGTGGTGGATCCTCAAGCAGGTCTGGGACAAGGGACTGCTCGAGGAGGACTTCAAGGTCGTCCCCTACTGCCCCCGCTGCGAGACATCTCTGTCATCGCACGAACAGCACCAGACGGGCACCTACAGGATGGTCACCGACCCCTCCGTGTACGTGCGCTACCCGCTGAAGGACGATCCCGCCACGGCATTGCTCGTGTGGACCACGACGCCGTGGACGCTGCTCGCGAACATGGCCGTCGCCGTCGGTGAGGACATCTCGTACGTGAAGGTCCCCGACCCGCACCTGGACGGGCGCTACCTGATCGTGGCCGCAGAACGCGTCGACGCGGTTGTGGGCGAAGGTGGCGACGCGCTGGAGCAGACGAGCGGACGGGATCTCGTCGGGCGGAGCTACGAGCCGCCCTTCGGGTTCGTCCGCAGCGAGGGCCGCGCCCACACCGTCCTCCCCGGCGACTTCGTCACCACGAGCGACGGCTCCGGACTCGTCCACCTAGCACCCTACGGCGAAGACGACATGGTGGTGGCCAAACGCGAGGATCTGCCGATAACGCAGATGATCGACCCGTCGGGCCTCGTGGTTGCCGAGGGCGGGCCGTTCGCCGGTCGCTCGATCCAACAGGCGAACCCGATGATCGTGGACGACCTCGCAGCGCGCGACCTCCTGTTCAAGGCCGAGGACTACGAGCACTCGTACCCGCACTGCTGGCGGTGCCAGACGCCGCTCCTCTACTACCCGCGGCTCGACTGGTACATCAGGACCTCTCAGATCCGACGCGAGCTGCAGGAGTCCAACGAGGAGACGAACTGGCAGCCGCCGACCATCAAGTACGGGCGCTTCGGCGACTGGCTAGCCAACAACGTCGACTGGTCGCTGTCGCGCGATCGCTACTGGGGCACACCGCTGCCGATATGGCGTTGCGAGGAGCGCCACGCGACCTGCGTCGGCTCCTTCGCCGAGCTCGCGGAGCTGTCCGACAAGGACCTGGGCGGCGATTTCGACCCACACCGGCCGTACGTGGACGACATCACCTTCGCCTGCCCCGAGTGTGGCAAAGAGGCGGCTCGCGTCCCCAGCGTCATCGATACGTGGTTCGACTCCGGCTCGATGCCGTTCGGACAGTGGCACTACCCCTTCGAGAACGCAGACGTGTTCGAGAACCGGTTCCCCGCGCACTTCATCTCCGAGGCGATCGACCAGACTCGCGGCTGGTTCTACTCGCTGCTGGCGGTTGCCACGCTGGTGCGGGGGCAGAACTCGTACCGCAACTGCGTAGTCCTCGGGCACATCGTGGACGCCGACGGACGCAAGATGTCGAAGTCCCTCGGCAACGTGATCGACCCGTGGACGGTGCTCGACGCGCAGGGGGCCGACGCGCTGCGGTGGCACATGCTGACCGCGGGGACCCCGTGGTCGGCGCGGCGGGTATCCGTGGAGATCATCGAGGAGTCGCTGCGCAAGTACCTCCTCACGCTGTGGCACACCTACTCCTTCTGGGTGACCTACGCGTCGCTGGAGGGCTTCGACCCATCTGGCCTCGAGATCCCGCTCGAGGGCCGCTCGCAGATGGACCGCTGGATCCTGGCGGAGCTCGCCGACACGGTGACGGTCGTGACGGAATCCCTCGAGGGTTTCGATGCGACCACCGGTGGCAGGCGTCTCGAGCGCTTCGTGGACGACCTCTCGAACTGGTACGTGCGACGTTCCCGGCGGCGCTTCTGGAGGTCGGGTGAAGATGCCGACACGCAAGCGGCATTCCTGACGCTGTGGGAATGCCTCGTCACCCTCGCCCAGCTGACGGCGCCGTTCACGCCCTTCATCGCGGACGAGATCTACACGAACCTGTGCGCTCCCGCGGGCGAGGCGCGGGACTCCGTCCACCTGTCGGGCTGGCCGCATCCGGTCGCCGCGTACGCCGACGACGAGCTCCGGAGCAGGATGGGGCTGGTCCGGCGCCTGGTGACGCTCGGCCGGTCTGCTCGGACCGAGGCGAAGGTGCGGGTCCGACAACCGCTCGCTCGTGCTCTCGTCGTGCTGCCGGCTGCGGAGGCAGATGCGCTGGGCGAGCTGGAGGCTCTGGTCACCGACGAGCTGAACGTTCGGGAGATCGAACACGCTTCGGGTCTCGGCGAGCTCGTCTCGTACTCGGTGAAGCCGAACTTCAAAGCGCTCGGCCCCCGCTTCGGGCCCCGGGTCAAGTCTGTCGCTCAGGCCGTAGGCGCGACCGACGCGGCAGACATCGTCCGCGCCGTCGACACCAACGGCGTCGTTCACGTCGACGTCGACGGAGAGCAGGTGTCGCTCACGCGCGACGACCTGGACGTGCGGGTCGAAGGTCGCTCGGGGTTCGCCCTCGTGCAGGACGGGCCGTACGGGGTCGCTCTCGACCTAGAGATCACTCCGGACCTACTGGCGGAAGGGGTCGCCCGCGAGGTCGTGCGCGCGGTTCAAGAGCTAAGGAAGGCCAGTGGCCTCGCGGTCGAGGATCGGATCACGCTGTGGCTGTCCGCAGACGACGAAGCGCTAGACGCGGCGATCCAGCAACACGCCGCCATGATCGCGTCGGAGGTGCTCGCGACGGACACATCGTGGGGTGATGCGCCCGAAGACGTCGCGCGGGATCAGGTGACGCTCGAGTCGGGCGCGATCTCGATCGGACTGCGGCGCGCCGCGTAG
- a CDS encoding TraR/DksA C4-type zinc finger protein — translation MAKTATKKTVSKAPVEKTAAKTPAPSAGPRVPIRKLDRRGPSRPAKPVNFDKAQLKKIREQLESERSELRRQIAELESDSDGTQSDMGAEVGMDDDFADAGTATFDRERDLSIRNNIRDLIEQMTRAIARIDEGNYGTCERCGNPIDAARIKALPHALLCLDCKRREERVR, via the coding sequence GTGGCGAAGACCGCCACCAAGAAGACCGTCTCCAAGGCGCCGGTTGAGAAGACAGCCGCAAAGACTCCTGCGCCCAGCGCGGGGCCGCGGGTCCCGATCCGGAAGCTGGACCGGCGGGGGCCGTCTCGGCCCGCGAAGCCGGTCAACTTCGACAAGGCGCAGCTGAAGAAGATCCGAGAGCAGTTGGAGTCGGAGCGCAGCGAACTTCGCAGACAGATCGCCGAGCTGGAGTCGGACTCCGACGGCACGCAGTCGGATATGGGTGCCGAGGTCGGCATGGACGATGACTTTGCCGACGCCGGCACGGCGACGTTCGACCGCGAGCGCGACCTGTCGATCAGGAACAACATCCGCGACCTCATCGAGCAGATGACGAGGGCGATCGCGCGCATCGACGAGGGGAACTACGGCACCTGCGAGCGATGCGGCAACCCGATCGACGCCGCTCGTATCAAGGCGCTGCCGCACGCGTTGCTCTGTCTCGACTGCAAGCGGCGAGAAGAGCGGGTCCGGTAG
- the lspA gene encoding signal peptidase II — protein MRQPDRRRSYQGAAARVALSRLQAARRAGPVATPAETTDATGPRGTSVRYLYAASLSAAAVVVALDQATKQWALEALEGRPPYDLVPGILSFRLTFNSGGAFGLLQGFPGFFLVATLTILAGILVALRRLEDHRWAVPLGMVLGGGLGNALDRIVRDTNGGVVDFIDLHVWPVFNIADMAIVLGALAILVIGWRGSAEADRG, from the coding sequence ATGCGGCAACCCGATCGACGCCGCTCGTATCAAGGCGCTGCCGCACGCGTTGCTCTGTCTCGACTGCAAGCGGCGAGAAGAGCGGGTCCGGTAGCTACTCCCGCCGAGACGACGGACGCGACCGGACCGCGCGGCACCTCCGTCCGGTACCTGTACGCGGCATCGCTGTCGGCAGCCGCCGTCGTGGTGGCGCTGGACCAGGCGACGAAACAGTGGGCGTTGGAGGCTCTGGAGGGACGCCCGCCGTACGACCTGGTGCCCGGGATCTTGAGCTTTCGATTGACTTTCAACTCCGGTGGCGCCTTCGGGCTCCTGCAGGGCTTTCCCGGGTTCTTCCTCGTCGCGACGCTGACGATCCTCGCCGGGATCCTCGTAGCTCTTCGGCGCCTGGAGGATCATCGCTGGGCGGTCCCGCTCGGGATGGTGCTGGGAGGAGGGCTTGGGAACGCGCTGGATCGCATCGTGCGCGATACGAACGGCGGAGTGGTCGACTTCATCGACCTCCACGTGTGGCCCGTGTTCAACATCGCCGACATGGCGATCGTCTTGGGCGCGTTGGCGATCCTCGTGATCGGGTGGCGGGGTAGCGCCGAGGCCGATCGAGGTTGA
- a CDS encoding RluA family pseudouridine synthase yields MISFGPNEQEVGERVDVVLAARGAVTRTLAQRALRDRAVLVNGAGARPSHRLEIGDVVEGELPEAQVAAPAAENIGIEVRYRDEWLLVISKPPGLVTHPARGHDSGTLVNALLGLGVPLSNQDSIRPGIVHRLDKDTSGLLLVAKDDVTQERLVDAIRRRDVERRYLALVRGAPGAATGTIEAPVGRHPNKRRLMAVVAGGKPSVTHYTVLAEGAESALLEVTLGSGRTHQIRVHLAHLGHPVLGDRTYGGFSERTRALGLQRPFLHAWRLGFSHPHTGERVEVDDPLPPDLAATLAASGMADPSR; encoded by the coding sequence TTGATCTCTTTCGGCCCCAACGAACAAGAGGTGGGGGAGCGGGTCGACGTGGTGCTGGCGGCGCGCGGCGCGGTCACGCGAACGCTGGCACAGCGCGCCCTACGTGACCGGGCCGTCCTCGTGAACGGCGCGGGCGCGCGCCCCAGCCACCGGCTGGAGATCGGTGACGTCGTAGAGGGCGAGCTTCCCGAGGCACAAGTGGCGGCCCCTGCGGCCGAGAACATCGGTATCGAGGTCCGCTACCGCGACGAGTGGTTGCTCGTGATCTCCAAGCCCCCAGGGCTGGTGACGCATCCCGCGCGGGGGCACGACTCCGGCACGCTCGTCAACGCTCTGCTGGGGCTGGGGGTGCCGCTGTCCAACCAGGACTCGATCAGGCCCGGCATCGTCCACCGCCTCGACAAGGACACCTCGGGGCTGTTGCTGGTCGCTAAGGACGATGTGACCCAGGAACGGCTGGTCGATGCGATCCGCAGGCGTGACGTCGAGCGACGCTACCTAGCGCTGGTCCGGGGGGCGCCGGGAGCAGCGACGGGCACGATCGAGGCACCGGTCGGCCGCCATCCGAACAAGAGACGTCTCATGGCCGTCGTCGCCGGCGGGAAGCCGTCTGTGACGCACTACACCGTCCTGGCGGAGGGGGCCGAGAGCGCCTTGTTGGAGGTCACCTTGGGGTCCGGTCGGACGCACCAGATCCGGGTCCATCTAGCTCACCTCGGCCACCCCGTTCTGGGGGATCGGACGTACGGAGGGTTCTCCGAGAGGACCCGCGCGCTCGGGCTCCAGCGGCCGTTCCTTCACGCCTGGCGCCTCGGGTTCTCGCACCCCCACACGGGGGAGCGTGTGGAGGTGGACGACCCGCTGCCCCCAGACCTGGCGGCGACGTTGGCCGCCTCGGGGATGGCAGATCCGTCCCGCTAG
- the dnaE gene encoding DNA polymerase III subunit alpha: MSFVHLHAHSEYSMLDGASRIGEMFDAAAAAGMPACAITDHGVMYGVLDFYRSAQKNRTDGKYQVKPILGMEGYLFGGNRAERPAQKDARDPEKGIFHLTLLAQDNAGYANLMKISSKAWLEGYHSKPRADWDLLSEYSDGLICLSGCLSAQIPRLIVAGDLAGARRKTAQYRELFGDRFYLELQDHGIPVQARLNDELVKIGTEMGIPWVATNDSHYTHKDDSVGHDVLLCINTGSVMSDPGRFKFDSNEFYLKSPEEMSRTFARWPGACENTLAVAERCNVEISMGQLLLPRYEVPRGQSLDGYLRELVVEGLRRRYGGDVPEARERAMYELNVIEQMGFAGYFLVVQDFVNWSKNQGIRVGPGRGSAAGSIVSYALGITELDPLRYDLMFERFLNPERIAMPDIDIDFDDRRRGDVIRYVCDKYGKDHVAQIVTYGTIKGKQAIKDAARVLGFPYQEGDKLTRMYPPLIMGRDSGLASALETSPELKEAYDAGGAAKEIIDTALKVENLKRSAGIHAAGVVIGRDPLVEHVPLKRGDHDEVVTQFDMNGVEELGLLKMDFLGLRNLTVIELARDYIRANRGVEVDVDGLDFADPKVFEILQRGDTDGVFQLESEGMRRYLAQLKPTKFEHIMAMVALYRPGPMDQIPSYIERMHDPSKITYLHPELEEITQETYGVLVYQEQIVLTLQKLAGYTPGQADLVRKAIGKKKRDIMAAEKPRFIDGCTNGGVTKADADHLWALIERFADYSFNRAHAACYAYIAYQTGWLKAHYPVEYMAALLTSVKDRKDDKPKYLSMARKMAIPILIPDVNSSDMDFTPTGDSVRFGLSAVRGVGEGVVEKIVEARHKGGPFRSFHDFTRRVDYTCLNRKTVESLIKAGAFESLGHTRKGLLDCFEDICCEIMEQRKMREHGQFGLFDSADQDDTPHDRAIPMYEHPKELLLAQEKEVLGRYVSDHPLLGVEGLLGRMTDVAITSLGDRRPGEIVTIGGIVAGLSKKVTRRGEVMVLLQVEDVAGASVEVVVFPRVHEQFGPLLRPDAILLVKGRVDQDARDDSMKIMALEFHEPDLGEDRPLVINMAVESCTPKIVDSLKDVLANHPGTTQVFLHLAKNRKTTVLRLGSEFSVDTSNGLHAELKALLGPTSLLA, translated from the coding sequence GTGAGCTTCGTCCACCTCCACGCCCACAGCGAGTACTCGATGCTCGATGGGGCCAGCCGGATCGGCGAGATGTTCGACGCGGCCGCGGCGGCGGGGATGCCCGCCTGCGCCATCACCGACCACGGGGTGATGTACGGCGTCCTCGACTTCTATAGATCGGCTCAGAAGAACCGGACGGACGGGAAGTACCAGGTCAAGCCGATCCTGGGCATGGAGGGCTACCTCTTCGGCGGCAATCGGGCCGAGCGCCCGGCGCAGAAAGACGCCCGCGATCCCGAGAAAGGGATCTTCCACCTAACGCTGCTGGCCCAGGACAACGCGGGCTACGCGAACCTGATGAAGATCTCTTCGAAGGCGTGGCTCGAGGGCTACCACTCAAAGCCCCGCGCCGACTGGGACCTTCTGAGCGAGTACTCCGACGGGCTGATCTGCCTCTCGGGGTGCCTGTCGGCTCAGATCCCGAGGCTGATCGTCGCGGGCGACCTCGCGGGTGCTCGACGTAAGACGGCTCAGTACAGGGAGCTGTTCGGCGACCGCTTCTACCTCGAGCTTCAGGACCACGGCATCCCGGTGCAAGCGCGGCTTAACGACGAGCTCGTGAAGATCGGGACGGAGATGGGGATCCCGTGGGTTGCGACCAACGACAGCCACTACACCCACAAGGACGACTCGGTCGGCCACGACGTGTTGCTGTGCATCAACACGGGGTCGGTCATGTCCGATCCAGGACGGTTCAAGTTCGACTCGAACGAGTTCTATCTAAAGTCCCCCGAGGAGATGTCGCGCACGTTCGCTCGCTGGCCGGGCGCGTGTGAGAACACCCTCGCTGTCGCGGAACGCTGCAACGTCGAGATCTCGATGGGACAGCTCCTGTTGCCGCGCTATGAGGTACCCCGGGGTCAGTCCCTCGACGGGTACCTGCGCGAGCTCGTGGTGGAGGGCCTGAGGCGACGTTACGGCGGAGACGTCCCGGAGGCGCGCGAGCGCGCGATGTACGAGCTCAACGTGATCGAGCAGATGGGATTCGCCGGCTACTTCCTGGTCGTCCAGGACTTCGTCAACTGGTCGAAGAACCAGGGGATCCGCGTGGGTCCGGGGCGAGGTAGCGCCGCGGGCTCAATCGTGTCCTACGCCCTGGGCATCACCGAGCTGGACCCGTTGCGCTACGACCTCATGTTCGAGCGCTTCCTCAACCCCGAGCGGATCGCGATGCCCGATATCGACATCGATTTCGACGACCGCAGGCGGGGCGACGTGATCCGTTATGTGTGCGACAAGTACGGCAAGGATCACGTGGCCCAGATCGTCACTTACGGCACGATCAAGGGGAAACAGGCGATCAAAGACGCGGCGCGCGTGCTTGGCTTCCCCTACCAGGAGGGCGACAAGCTGACGCGCATGTACCCGCCGCTGATCATGGGCCGCGACTCGGGTCTTGCGAGCGCGCTGGAAACCTCTCCTGAGCTCAAGGAGGCGTACGACGCCGGCGGTGCGGCGAAGGAGATCATCGACACGGCTCTGAAGGTCGAGAACCTCAAGCGGTCCGCGGGGATCCACGCCGCGGGCGTTGTGATCGGTCGCGACCCGCTGGTCGAGCACGTTCCCCTGAAACGCGGGGACCACGACGAGGTCGTTACGCAGTTCGACATGAACGGGGTCGAGGAGCTGGGGCTGCTGAAGATGGACTTCCTCGGCTTGCGCAACCTCACGGTAATCGAGCTGGCGCGCGACTACATCCGTGCGAACCGCGGCGTCGAGGTCGACGTGGACGGGCTCGACTTCGCCGACCCGAAGGTCTTCGAGATCCTGCAGCGCGGTGACACCGACGGCGTCTTCCAGCTCGAGTCGGAGGGGATGCGTCGGTATCTGGCGCAGCTGAAGCCGACGAAGTTCGAGCACATCATGGCGATGGTCGCGCTGTACCGGCCGGGCCCGATGGATCAGATCCCGTCCTACATCGAGCGCATGCACGATCCCAGCAAGATCACCTATCTCCACCCAGAGCTCGAAGAGATAACCCAGGAGACCTACGGCGTCCTCGTCTACCAGGAGCAGATCGTCCTCACGCTGCAGAAGCTGGCGGGTTACACCCCGGGCCAGGCAGATCTCGTGCGCAAGGCGATCGGCAAAAAGAAGCGCGACATCATGGCCGCCGAGAAACCGCGGTTCATCGACGGCTGCACGAACGGCGGCGTCACCAAAGCCGACGCCGATCACCTCTGGGCGTTGATCGAGCGCTTCGCCGACTACTCGTTCAACCGCGCGCACGCCGCCTGCTACGCGTACATCGCCTACCAGACGGGCTGGCTCAAGGCGCACTACCCCGTGGAGTACATGGCCGCGCTGCTGACATCGGTAAAGGACCGGAAGGACGACAAGCCCAAGTACCTCAGCATGGCCCGGAAGATGGCGATCCCGATCCTCATCCCGGACGTGAACTCGAGCGACATGGACTTCACGCCCACGGGTGACTCCGTCCGCTTCGGGTTGTCCGCAGTACGCGGAGTGGGCGAGGGCGTGGTCGAGAAGATCGTGGAGGCTCGTCACAAAGGTGGACCGTTCAGGTCCTTCCACGACTTCACGCGGCGGGTGGACTACACCTGCCTGAACCGCAAGACGGTCGAGTCACTGATCAAGGCGGGCGCGTTCGAGTCCCTCGGCCACACGCGCAAAGGACTACTCGACTGCTTCGAGGACATCTGCTGCGAGATCATGGAACAGCGCAAGATGCGCGAGCACGGTCAGTTCGGTCTCTTCGACTCCGCCGATCAGGACGACACGCCTCACGACCGAGCGATCCCGATGTACGAGCACCCGAAGGAGCTTCTGCTCGCGCAAGAGAAAGAAGTGCTGGGCCGCTACGTCTCGGACCACCCTCTCCTCGGCGTCGAGGGCCTCCTCGGACGCATGACCGACGTTGCGATCACCTCCTTGGGCGACCGCCGTCCCGGCGAGATCGTCACGATCGGCGGGATCGTCGCGGGGCTGTCGAAGAAGGTGACGAGGCGCGGTGAGGTCATGGTGCTGCTGCAGGTCGAAGACGTCGCCGGCGCGAGTGTCGAGGTAGTCGTCTTTCCCCGGGTCCACGAGCAGTTCGGCCCCCTGCTCCGGCCGGACGCGATCCTGTTGGTCAAGGGCCGCGTGGACCAGGATGCGCGCGACGACTCGATGAAGATCATGGCGCTCGAGTTCCACGAGCCGGACCTCGGAGAGGACCGGCCACTCGTCATCAACATGGCCGTGGAGTCGTGCACGCCGAAGATCGTTGACTCGTTGAAGGACGTGCTGGCGAACCATCCCGGGACGACTCAGGTCTTCTTGCATCTGGCGAAGAACCGCAAGACCACCGTTCTCCGGCTCGGTAGCGAGTTCTCCGTCGACACCTCCAACGGGCTGCACGCGGAGCTGAAAGCCCTTCTGGGACCTACGTCTCTTCTCGCCTAG